From the genome of Bacteroides sp. MSB163, one region includes:
- a CDS encoding tetratricopeptide repeat protein gives MKIKTLVAVLLLSGGVTSVLAQEDCNKNSSISHEAVRANNFKDAYLPWKEVLKDCPTLRYYTYTDGIKILSSFLNDIKDRNSADYKKYFDELMEVFDLRMKYTPDFMHLKGTPSVAEVLGNKAINYIAYAPNIDVNQAYAWLKESLEAEKGGSKGPILHYFLDMSLNKLKGDPSHKEQFIQDYLTDSEYADAAIAAEDDAKKKAALQQVKDNLVAMFINSGTADCESLQEIYGPKVEANQSDSTYLKKAISILKMMKCTESEAYFQASYYMYKIDPTADAATGCGYMAYKKGDFDTAIKYFDEALNLESDNEKKAQIAYAVAATLFNVKKLSQARGYLQKAISFKENYGDAYILLAQLYASSPNWNDEPAMNKCTYFVVIDKLQRAKAVDPTVADKANELISTYARYTPKAEDLFMLGIKAGDRVTVGGWIGESTTVR, from the coding sequence ATGAAGATTAAAACGCTTGTAGCTGTCTTGCTCCTTTCGGGTGGAGTAACCAGTGTCCTGGCACAGGAAGATTGTAACAAGAACAGTAGTATTTCTCATGAAGCGGTAAGAGCTAATAATTTTAAAGATGCTTATTTGCCGTGGAAAGAAGTTCTGAAGGATTGCCCTACGTTGCGGTATTATACATACACGGATGGTATTAAAATATTATCATCCTTCTTGAATGATATAAAGGACCGTAATTCTGCTGATTACAAAAAGTATTTTGATGAGTTGATGGAGGTTTTTGACTTGAGAATGAAATATACTCCGGATTTTATGCATCTGAAAGGTACTCCTTCTGTGGCTGAGGTTTTGGGTAATAAAGCCATCAATTACATTGCTTATGCTCCCAATATAGATGTAAATCAAGCTTATGCTTGGTTGAAAGAATCTCTGGAAGCTGAAAAGGGTGGCTCTAAAGGTCCTATCCTCCATTATTTCCTGGATATGTCTTTGAATAAATTGAAAGGTGATCCTAGTCATAAAGAGCAATTTATTCAGGATTATCTGACTGATTCCGAATACGCCGATGCTGCTATCGCCGCAGAAGATGACGCGAAAAAGAAAGCCGCTTTGCAACAAGTAAAGGATAATCTTGTAGCAATGTTCATTAATAGTGGTACCGCTGATTGTGAATCTTTGCAGGAAATTTATGGTCCTAAAGTTGAAGCAAACCAATCTGACTCTACTTACCTGAAGAAAGCTATCTCTATCTTGAAAATGATGAAGTGTACGGAAAGCGAAGCATACTTCCAAGCTTCTTATTATATGTATAAGATTGACCCGACTGCTGATGCCGCTACCGGATGTGGATATATGGCATATAAGAAAGGTGACTTTGACACGGCAATCAAATACTTTGATGAAGCACTGAATTTGGAGAGTGATAATGAAAAGAAAGCTCAGATTGCTTATGCTGTTGCTGCCACATTATTCAATGTGAAGAAACTTTCACAAGCCAGAGGTTATTTGCAAAAAGCTATCAGTTTCAAAGAAAACTATGGTGATGCTTATATCTTGCTTGCACAACTTTATGCCTCCAGCCCGAATTGGAATGATGAGCCCGCCATGAACAAGTGTACATATTTTGTTGTTATTGATAAATTGCAACGTGCTAAAGCTGTGGATCCCACTGTAGCGGATAAAGCAAACGAATTGATTTCAACGTATGCACGTTATACACCGAAGGCTGAAGATCTCTTTATGTTGGGTATCAAAGCCGGTGACCGTGTTACAGTAGGTGGTTGGATCGGTGAAAGCACAACGGTTCGATAA
- a CDS encoding hemolysin family protein has translation MDTYIYLLITMAFSAFFSGMEIAFVSVDKLRFEMERKEGLTSRILSYFFRNSNNFISTMLVGNNIALVIYGILMAQVIKVHLLGDLISNDFVEVLLQTVISTLIILVTGEFLPKTLFKINPNLVLKVCAFPLLICYIVLYPVSQLASGLSYLFLRLFGMKINKEASDKAFGKVDLDYFVQSSIDNAEDEEELDAEVKIFQNALDFSSIKIRDCIVPRTEIVAVDLTATLEDLKSLFVESGISKIIVYDGNIDNVVGYIHSSEMFRNPADWRNNVKEVPIVPETMAAHKLMKLFMQQKKTIAVVVDEFGGTSGIVSLEDLVEEIFGDIEDEHDNTSYVCKQISEDEYVLSGRLEIEKVNETFDLDLPEEDDYMTVGGLILNRYQSFPKLHEVVAIDKFQFKIIKVTATKIELVRLKVVE, from the coding sequence ATGGATACCTATATTTATTTATTGATTACTATGGCTTTCTCCGCTTTCTTTTCGGGTATGGAGATTGCTTTTGTTTCCGTAGACAAACTACGTTTTGAAATGGAACGTAAGGAGGGATTGACGTCACGCATTCTTTCTTATTTCTTCCGTAATTCCAATAACTTCATATCTACCATGCTGGTAGGTAATAATATTGCGCTGGTTATTTATGGTATCCTCATGGCGCAAGTTATCAAGGTCCATCTCCTGGGCGATTTGATCTCCAATGATTTTGTGGAAGTGTTGTTGCAGACAGTCATTTCTACGCTTATTATCCTGGTAACAGGTGAATTCCTTCCTAAAACCTTATTCAAGATTAACCCCAATCTTGTATTAAAAGTATGCGCTTTTCCGCTACTGATTTGTTATATCGTTTTGTATCCGGTGTCTCAGCTGGCTTCCGGATTATCTTATCTTTTTTTGCGTCTGTTCGGGATGAAGATCAATAAAGAAGCTTCGGACAAGGCTTTTGGAAAAGTAGATCTGGATTATTTTGTTCAGTCCAGTATCGATAATGCCGAAGATGAAGAAGAACTGGATGCCGAGGTGAAGATATTTCAGAATGCGCTCGACTTCTCCAGTATTAAAATACGCGATTGCATCGTACCCCGTACGGAAATTGTAGCCGTTGACCTGACTGCCACTCTGGAAGATTTGAAAAGTCTTTTTGTTGAGTCTGGCATCTCCAAGATTATAGTGTATGACGGCAATATAGATAATGTGGTAGGGTATATCCATTCGTCCGAAATGTTCCGCAACCCTGCCGACTGGCGGAATAATGTAAAAGAAGTACCCATTGTGCCCGAAACCATGGCAGCGCATAAACTGATGAAACTCTTCATGCAGCAAAAGAAAACGATTGCTGTAGTGGTGGATGAGTTTGGCGGTACGTCCGGCATCGTTTCACTGGAGGACTTGGTAGAAGAAATATTCGGTGATATTGAGGATGAACATGATAATACTTCGTATGTATGCAAACAGATTAGCGAAGACGAATATGTGCTTTCCGGTCGTTTGGAAATAGAAAAAGTTAATGAGACATTTGATCTGGATCTGCCGGAAGAAGATGATTATATGACGGTGGGTGGATTGATCCTGAACCGTTATCAGAGTTTCCCGAAATTGCATGAAGTAGTGGCGATTGATAAATTCCAGTTCAAAATTATTAAGGTTACAGCCACTAAAATAGAGTTGGTACGTCTTAAAGTGGTGGAATAA
- the rlmN gene encoding 23S rRNA (adenine(2503)-C(2))-methyltransferase RlmN has translation MPKQTLLGLTLTELQEAVKRLGMPGFSAKQIASWMYDKKVNSIDDMTNLSLKHRDLLKDVYEVGAEAPVEAMRSADGTVKYLYRAGDKNFVEAVYIPDEDRATLCVSSQVGCKMNCKFCMTGKQGFSANLTANQIINQINSLPEREKLTNVVMMGMGEPLDNLDEVLKALEIMTASYGYGWSPKRITLSTVGLRKGFQRFIEESECHLAVSLHSPVALQRRELMPAEKSFSITEMVDLLKNYDFSKQRRLSFEYIVFKGVNDSLLYAKELLKLLRGLDCRINLIRFHAIPGVNLEGADMETMTKLRDYLTSHGLFTTIRASRGEDIFAACGMLSTAKQEENKQELI, from the coding sequence ATGCCGAAACAAACTCTTTTAGGACTGACACTCACTGAATTGCAGGAGGCGGTGAAAAGACTGGGAATGCCCGGGTTTTCCGCCAAACAGATTGCTTCATGGATGTATGACAAGAAAGTGAACTCTATAGACGATATGACCAACTTGTCGCTGAAACATCGGGATCTCCTGAAAGATGTCTACGAAGTAGGAGCGGAGGCACCTGTGGAAGCTATGCGTTCCGCAGACGGTACGGTGAAATACTTGTATCGGGCAGGTGATAAGAACTTTGTAGAGGCGGTTTATATTCCCGATGAAGATCGTGCCACACTTTGTGTATCTTCTCAGGTGGGATGTAAGATGAACTGTAAATTCTGTATGACGGGTAAGCAAGGCTTCAGTGCCAACCTGACTGCCAATCAGATAATCAATCAGATAAATTCTCTTCCCGAGCGGGAAAAATTGACCAACGTGGTGATGATGGGCATGGGCGAGCCTCTGGATAATCTGGACGAGGTGCTGAAAGCTTTGGAAATTATGACTGCTTCTTATGGATATGGATGGAGCCCCAAGCGGATCACACTCTCTACCGTTGGTTTACGCAAAGGATTTCAGCGCTTTATAGAAGAGTCGGAATGTCATCTGGCTGTCAGTTTACATTCTCCGGTTGCCTTGCAACGTCGCGAACTGATGCCTGCTGAGAAATCTTTCTCTATCACTGAAATGGTAGACTTGTTAAAAAACTATGATTTTAGTAAACAGCGTAGACTATCTTTTGAATATATTGTTTTTAAGGGTGTGAATGATTCGTTGCTCTATGCTAAGGAATTGTTGAAACTCTTGCGTGGACTGGACTGCCGTATCAACCTCATTCGCTTTCATGCCATTCCCGGTGTAAACCTGGAGGGAGCGGATATGGAAACAATGACTAAACTCCGTGATTACCTGACTTCCCACGGTTTGTTTACTACGATACGTGCTTCCCGCGGTGAAGATATATTTGCCGCTTGCGGCATGCTTTCCACTGCCAAACAGGAAGAGAATAAACAAGAATTAATATAA
- the pdxA gene encoding 4-hydroxythreonine-4-phosphate dehydrogenase PdxA encodes MEDNKIKVGITQGDINGVGYEVILKAFSDPVMLELCTPVIYGSPKVAAYHRKSLDLPTNFSIVNSAAEAAYNRLSVVNCTDDEVKVEFSKADPEAGKAALGALERAIKEYKEGLIDVIVTAPINKHTIQSETFAFPGHTEYIEERLGNGAKSLMILMKDDFRVALVTGHIPVSQIASTVTKELIEEKLAIFNQSLKQDFAIDAPRIAVLSLNPHAGDEGLLGKEEEEIIIPALKEMSAKGILCYGPYPADGFMGSGNFTHFDGVLAMYHDQGLAPFKALAMDEGVNYTAGLPVIRTSPAHGTAYDIAGKGLASEDSFRQAIYVAIDVFRNRLRDKAAHANPLRKQYYEKRDDSDKLKLDSVEEDL; translated from the coding sequence ATGGAAGATAATAAAATAAAAGTCGGCATTACACAAGGAGACATAAACGGTGTGGGTTATGAAGTTATTCTGAAAGCATTCTCTGACCCCGTTATGCTGGAACTGTGTACACCTGTTATTTATGGCTCCCCTAAGGTGGCAGCTTATCATCGCAAGTCACTTGATTTGCCGACAAACTTCAGTATCGTGAACTCTGCTGCGGAAGCGGCTTACAACCGTTTGAGTGTAGTGAACTGTACGGATGATGAAGTGAAAGTAGAATTCTCAAAGGCAGATCCTGAAGCCGGAAAGGCTGCACTCGGTGCATTGGAAAGAGCTATCAAGGAATATAAAGAGGGATTGATTGACGTGATTGTCACAGCTCCCATCAACAAGCATACCATTCAGTCGGAAACTTTTGCATTTCCCGGTCATACGGAATATATAGAAGAGAGACTGGGCAATGGTGCTAAGTCATTGATGATTCTGATGAAAGATGATTTCCGGGTGGCATTGGTTACCGGCCATATTCCTGTCAGCCAGATTGCTTCGACTGTAACGAAGGAACTGATAGAGGAGAAACTGGCTATCTTCAACCAGTCGTTGAAGCAGGACTTCGCTATCGATGCACCGCGCATTGCCGTACTTTCTCTGAATCCGCATGCGGGAGATGAAGGTCTGCTGGGAAAAGAAGAAGAAGAAATTATCATTCCGGCATTGAAAGAGATGTCTGCCAAAGGCATCTTGTGCTATGGACCGTATCCGGCTGACGGATTTATGGGCTCAGGCAATTTCACTCATTTTGACGGTGTGCTTGCCATGTACCACGATCAGGGGCTGGCACCGTTCAAAGCACTGGCGATGGACGAAGGTGTGAATTATACTGCCGGATTGCCTGTGATACGTACTTCACCGGCTCATGGCACTGCATACGATATTGCAGGAAAAGGTTTGGCGAGTGAAGACTCTTTCCGTCAGGCTATTTATGTGGCTATCGACGTGTTCCGTAATCGCCTGCGTGATAAAGCAGCACATGCCAACCCCTTACGAAAACAATATTACGAAAAGCGTGATGACAGCGATAAGCTGAAACTCGATAGTGTGGAAGAAGATTTGTAG
- a CDS encoding LptE family protein, which yields MDWIKKIASTALLLSILLVVNSCSIKIGLAPISSIDYSKVKTISIADFQNRAEYVYAPLATEFNQSLKDLFMRQTRLSLVNSNADLEIDGEITGYNQYNEAVDASGYSSKVKVTLTVKVTFVNNTDHKDDFTDQQFSAFQTYDSSKLLTEVQDELISLMVKDITEQIFNATVANW from the coding sequence ATGGATTGGATTAAAAAAATAGCCTCGACAGCTTTGTTGTTGAGTATCTTACTGGTAGTAAATTCGTGTAGCATTAAGATAGGACTTGCCCCGATCAGTTCGATTGACTACTCTAAAGTAAAAACTATTTCGATAGCGGATTTTCAAAATCGTGCAGAGTATGTATATGCCCCGTTGGCTACTGAATTTAACCAGAGCCTGAAAGACTTGTTCATGCGTCAGACACGTTTGTCACTGGTCAATAGTAACGCCGATCTTGAAATTGATGGTGAGATTACCGGTTATAATCAATATAACGAAGCGGTGGATGCCAGTGGATATTCTTCAAAGGTAAAAGTTACTTTGACTGTGAAAGTTACTTTTGTGAATAATACGGATCATAAGGATGATTTCACAGATCAGCAATTCTCGGCTTTCCAAACTTATGATTCTTCTAAGCTGCTGACTGAAGTGCAAGATGAATTGATAAGCCTGATGGTGAAAGACATAACAGAACAAATCTTTAACGCAACCGTAGCTAACTGGTAA
- the lptC gene encoding LPS export ABC transporter periplasmic protein LptC, with the protein MLPQRSNVLFCRSLSITIAFGAVVMLLLFSACSGRHKDMGAAITERDSLPVMDTKGVMTLISDSGVTRYRINTEEWLVFDRKNPPYWAFEKGVYLEKFDSVFNVDASIKSDTAYYYEKQKLWKLMSNVHIQNLKGEKFDTDLLYWDQNKHTIYSDQFIRIEQPDRIITGRGFDSNEQMTVYTIRKPEGIFYVDDDATAPADSVQTDSMPKDSIKP; encoded by the coding sequence ATGTTACCACAACGAAGTAACGTTCTATTTTGTAGAAGTTTGAGCATAACCATTGCCTTTGGGGCAGTGGTTATGCTTCTTTTATTTTCCGCCTGTTCCGGACGGCATAAGGATATGGGAGCTGCCATAACCGAGCGTGATTCATTGCCTGTGATGGATACGAAAGGAGTGATGACTTTAATCTCTGATTCCGGCGTCACCCGCTATCGAATCAATACGGAGGAGTGGCTGGTCTTTGACCGGAAGAATCCGCCTTACTGGGCTTTTGAAAAAGGTGTCTATCTGGAAAAGTTTGATTCTGTATTCAATGTAGATGCAAGTATAAAGTCGGATACGGCATATTATTATGAAAAGCAAAAGTTGTGGAAACTGATGAGTAATGTGCATATTCAAAATCTTAAAGGTGAGAAGTTTGATACAGACCTATTGTATTGGGATCAGAATAAACATACGATCTATTCTGACCAGTTTATCCGTATTGAACAACCGGACAGGATCATTACTGGTCGTGGTTTCGACTCTAACGAACAAATGACCGTTTATACAATAAGAAAACCGGAGGGCATCTTTTATGTAGATGATGATGCCACAGCTCCTGCAGACAGCGTGCAAACAGACAGTATGCCGAAAGATAGTATCAAACCGTAA
- a CDS encoding SurA N-terminal domain-containing protein encodes MATLQNIRSKGPLLVIVIGLALFAFIAGDAWKVLQPHQSHDVGEVNGESLSAQDYQSLVEEYTEVVKFSRGTSALTDEENNQIKDEVWRNYVNNKLIENEAKKLGLSVSKAELQSIIDAGVHPMLQQTPFRNPQTGAFDKDMLKKFLVDYSKMNTAQMPAQYAEYYQSMYKFWSFLEKQLVQTRLAEKYQALVSKSLFSNPVEAQVAFDARVDQSDLLLAAIPYSSIVDSTVTITDADLKAVYDKKKEQFKQYVETRNIKFIDVQVTASPEDRDAIQQEVIEYTEQLAGTPGDYSTLVRAAGSEVPYIDLYYTSKALPTDVAARLDSVSVGGVYGPYYNATDNTINSFKKLATASMADSIQYRQIQVAAEDAAKTKTLADSIYTAIKGGADFAEIAKKYGQTGEATWISSANYEGAQLDGDNLKYVNTITTLGKNEMANLNLAQANIIVQVMDKKAVKDKYKVAVIKRPVEFSKETYSKAYNEFSQFIASNPTLEKMVANAEDAGYKLLDRNDLYSSEHGIGGIRGTKEALRWAFSAKTGEVSGLYECGESDRMLVVGVSAIVPAGYRPLALVKDQLRLELLRDKKAEKIMADMKAAGATSFDQFKAMPEAVSDSVKHVTFAAPAYVPVLRASEPLVGAYASIAELNQLSAPIKGNGGVFVLQPYAKEKLNETFNQETEETALQNMHARMASQFLNDLYLKADVKDSRYLFF; translated from the coding sequence ATGGCAACATTACAAAACATTCGGTCTAAAGGACCCTTATTGGTGATTGTTATTGGTTTGGCGCTGTTCGCTTTCATTGCGGGAGACGCGTGGAAGGTATTGCAGCCACACCAGTCACATGATGTAGGAGAGGTTAACGGAGAGTCACTTTCCGCTCAGGATTATCAGAGCTTGGTAGAAGAATATACTGAAGTTGTGAAATTTTCCAGAGGAACAAGTGCACTCACAGATGAAGAAAACAATCAGATTAAAGATGAAGTTTGGAGAAACTACGTTAACAATAAGTTGATTGAAAACGAAGCAAAAAAACTTGGTTTGTCAGTTTCTAAAGCAGAACTCCAGTCAATCATTGATGCAGGTGTACACCCGATGTTGCAGCAGACCCCGTTCCGTAATCCGCAAACTGGTGCTTTCGACAAAGATATGTTGAAGAAGTTCCTCGTAGATTACTCTAAGATGAACACAGCGCAGATGCCGGCACAGTATGCAGAATATTATCAGTCTATGTATAAGTTCTGGTCTTTCCTTGAAAAACAATTGGTTCAGACTCGTCTGGCTGAGAAATATCAGGCTTTGGTTTCCAAGTCTCTTTTCTCCAATCCGGTAGAAGCACAGGTGGCTTTCGATGCGAGAGTGGATCAGTCTGATCTGTTGTTGGCTGCCATTCCTTATTCTTCAATCGTAGATTCTACAGTGACTATCACAGATGCAGATCTGAAAGCTGTTTATGACAAGAAGAAAGAACAGTTCAAGCAATATGTGGAAACTCGTAACATCAAGTTTATTGATGTACAGGTAACTGCAAGCCCTGAGGATAGAGATGCCATCCAACAGGAAGTGATAGAATATACTGAACAACTTGCTGGTACTCCGGGCGATTATTCTACGCTTGTTCGTGCTGCCGGTTCTGAAGTTCCTTACATTGATTTGTATTATACTTCTAAGGCGTTGCCCACTGATGTAGCTGCTCGTTTGGACTCTGTTTCAGTAGGTGGTGTATATGGTCCTTACTACAATGCGACTGACAATACGATCAACTCGTTCAAGAAATTGGCTACTGCTTCAATGGCAGACTCTATTCAGTATCGTCAGATACAGGTGGCTGCTGAAGATGCTGCGAAGACAAAAACTTTGGCTGATAGCATCTATACTGCCATCAAAGGTGGTGCAGACTTTGCTGAAATTGCTAAGAAGTATGGTCAGACCGGTGAGGCTACCTGGATTTCTTCTGCTAACTACGAAGGTGCACAGTTGGATGGTGACAACCTGAAGTATGTGAATACAATCACTACTCTTGGCAAGAACGAAATGGCCAACCTGAACCTGGCACAGGCAAATATCATTGTACAGGTGATGGATAAGAAGGCTGTTAAAGATAAATATAAAGTAGCTGTTATTAAACGTCCGGTAGAGTTTAGCAAAGAAACTTACAGCAAGGCATACAATGAATTCAGCCAGTTTATCGCTTCTAACCCGACACTGGAGAAAATGGTAGCTAATGCTGAAGATGCTGGTTATAAGCTTTTGGATAGAAACGATTTGTATAGTTCTGAACATGGTATCGGTGGTATCAGAGGTACTAAAGAAGCTTTGAGATGGGCATTCTCTGCAAAAACCGGTGAAGTATCTGGTTTGTATGAGTGTGGCGAAAGTGACCGTATGTTAGTAGTGGGTGTTTCTGCTATTGTTCCGGCTGGTTACCGTCCGCTGGCTTTGGTGAAAGACCAACTGAGACTTGAACTGCTTCGTGACAAGAAGGCTGAGAAGATTATGGCTGACATGAAGGCTGCCGGCGCTACTTCATTCGATCAATTTAAAGCTATGCCTGAAGCAGTAAGCGATTCAGTAAAACATGTAACTTTTGCAGCTCCTGCTTATGTTCCGGTATTGCGTGCCAGCGAACCGTTGGTAGGCGCTTATGCATCGATTGCTGAACTGAACCAACTGAGTGCTCCGATAAAGGGTAATGGCGGTGTATTTGTTCTTCAACCGTATGCAAAAGAAAAACTGAACGAAACTTTCAATCAGGAAACAGAAGAAACTGCGTTGCAGAATATGCATGCCCGTATGGCAAGTCAGTTCCTCAACGACTTGTATCTGAAAGCTGATGTGAAAGATAGCCGTTATCTGTTCTTCTAA
- a CDS encoding sigma-54 interaction domain-containing protein, giving the protein MTKAEIQQVKLRFGIIGNNEALMRAIDVAIQVAPTDLSVLITGESGVGKESFPQIIHQYSRRKHGQYIAVNCGAIPEGTIDSELFGHEKGAFTGAIGERKGYFGEADGGTIFLDEVGELPLPTQARLLRVLESGEFIKVGSSKVQKTNVRIVAATNVNLTQAISEGRFREDLYYRLNTVPIQIPPLRERGEDAFLLFRKFASDFAEKYRMPAIQLTEDAKQLLISYSWPGNVRQLKNITEQISIIETNREINASILKGYLPEQNTMQRLPALFGVKETKSFESEREILYQVLFDMRQDVTELKKLVHEIMTERGKTAAPAVPATYYAQPPAVVTPVSPSVPTIIHPSIKPSHNIDEDIQDTEEYVEESLSLDEVEKEMIRKALEKHHGKRKSAAKDLNISERTLYRKIKEYGLD; this is encoded by the coding sequence ATGACGAAAGCGGAAATACAACAAGTAAAGTTACGATTCGGCATCATTGGCAACAATGAAGCATTGATGCGTGCGATAGACGTTGCTATACAGGTGGCGCCTACCGATCTGTCTGTACTGATAACCGGAGAAAGTGGTGTGGGTAAGGAAAGTTTTCCCCAGATCATTCACCAGTACAGTCGGCGTAAGCATGGTCAGTATATTGCGGTGAACTGTGGTGCCATTCCCGAAGGAACTATTGACTCGGAATTGTTCGGTCATGAGAAAGGGGCTTTCACCGGTGCCATCGGTGAGCGGAAAGGATATTTTGGTGAGGCGGATGGTGGAACGATTTTCCTGGATGAAGTGGGAGAGTTGCCTTTACCTACGCAAGCACGCCTGCTCCGTGTGCTGGAAAGCGGAGAGTTCATAAAAGTCGGTTCATCCAAAGTGCAGAAGACCAATGTACGCATTGTGGCAGCTACCAATGTAAACTTGACGCAGGCTATTTCCGAAGGACGTTTCCGTGAAGACTTGTATTACCGTCTGAACACTGTGCCTATCCAGATCCCCCCTTTGCGTGAGCGTGGAGAGGATGCATTTCTATTATTCCGTAAGTTTGCTTCGGATTTCGCCGAGAAATATCGTATGCCTGCCATCCAGTTGACGGAAGATGCCAAGCAGCTATTGATTTCCTACTCGTGGCCCGGCAATGTGCGGCAATTGAAGAATATAACGGAACAGATTTCCATCATTGAAACCAATCGTGAAATCAATGCTTCTATATTGAAAGGATATTTGCCGGAACAGAATACGATGCAGCGGCTGCCCGCTTTGTTCGGCGTCAAAGAAACCAAGAGCTTTGAGAGTGAACGGGAAATCTTATATCAGGTTCTTTTCGATATGCGTCAGGATGTGACGGAGCTGAAAAAACTGGTACATGAGATTATGACCGAACGTGGAAAAACTGCCGCTCCGGCTGTGCCTGCTACTTATTATGCCCAACCGCCTGCCGTAGTGACTCCTGTTTCTCCGAGCGTGCCTACCATTATTCATCCTTCCATAAAGCCGTCCCACAACATTGATGAAGATATACAGGACACGGAGGAGTATGTAGAAGAGTCTCTCTCGCTGGATGAGGTGGAGAAAGAAATGATACGGAAAGCCTTGGAAAAACATCATGGTAAACGCAAGAGTGCGGCAAAGGATCTGAATATTTCCGAGCGTACCTTATACAGAAAGATTAAAGAATATGGATTGGATTAA
- a CDS encoding DUF4837 family protein — MRKQLFYLSLTIVAIALSACSGGKKGVFGATSSGRAYEILVVVDPAMWERPAGRALYDVLDTDVPGLPQSERSFRMMYTSPANYDATLKLIRNIIIADVQDIYTQPKFKYAKDVYAAPQTILTIQAPDEASFEQFVTENKQTIIDFFTRAEMNRQITFLEKKHNDYVTTKVKSMFDCDIWVPAELSSTKQGENFFWAGTNAATGDQNFVIYSFPYKDKNTFTKEYFVQMRDSVMKANIPGAKEGMYMATDSLMTDVRPLNVQGEYALEARGLWRMKGDFMGGPFVSHMRLDSVNQRIIVVEAFIYSPDKLKRNLIRQMEASLYTLRVPGDKQTGAEIPLGVTKEQSKATDQGK, encoded by the coding sequence ATGAGAAAGCAGCTGTTTTATTTAAGTCTGACTATTGTAGCAATTGCCCTTTCCGCATGTAGTGGCGGTAAGAAAGGCGTGTTTGGTGCGACTTCAAGTGGTCGTGCGTATGAAATCCTGGTAGTGGTTGATCCCGCTATGTGGGAACGTCCTGCTGGTAGGGCGCTTTATGATGTACTTGATACGGATGTACCGGGGCTTCCCCAGTCCGAACGTTCTTTCCGTATGATGTACACTTCTCCTGCCAACTATGATGCTACGTTAAAGTTGATTCGTAACATTATTATCGCTGATGTACAGGATATTTATACCCAGCCTAAGTTTAAATATGCGAAGGATGTGTATGCGGCTCCGCAAACTATCCTGACTATACAGGCTCCTGATGAAGCTTCTTTCGAGCAGTTTGTGACGGAAAACAAACAGACTATTATTGATTTCTTTACCCGTGCGGAAATGAACCGACAGATTACGTTCTTGGAAAAGAAGCATAATGATTATGTGACGACAAAAGTAAAGAGTATGTTTGATTGTGATATTTGGGTGCCTGCTGAACTTTCTTCTACCAAGCAGGGAGAGAATTTCTTCTGGGCTGGTACGAATGCGGCTACCGGCGACCAGAACTTTGTCATTTACTCTTTCCCGTACAAAGATAAGAATACATTTACCAAGGAATATTTTGTGCAGATGCGTGACTCTGTCATGAAGGCTAACATCCCGGGAGCGAAGGAAGGCATGTATATGGCAACTGACTCCTTAATGACCGATGTTCGTCCTCTTAATGTACAAGGAGAGTATGCGCTGGAAGCTCGTGGCCTGTGGCGTATGAAAGGGGATTTTATGGGTGGTCCATTTGTTTCGCACATGCGCTTGGATTCGGTGAACCAACGTATTATTGTTGTGGAAGCCTTTATCTATTCACCTGATAAGTTGAAACGTAATCTGATACGCCAGATGGAAGCCTCTCTTTACACTTTGAGAGTGCCGGGTGATAAACAGACAGGAGCTGAGATTCCTTTGGGCGTGACGAAAGAGCAGAGTAAGGCTACTGATCAAGGAAAATAA